A genomic segment from Conger conger chromosome 2, fConCon1.1, whole genome shotgun sequence encodes:
- the LOC133122067 gene encoding Golgi apparatus membrane protein TVP23 homolog A-like isoform X2: MKQALDDTEDVSLDFGAEEEERALRTAKIRHPMATFFHLFFRVSAIVTYLFCDWFSKSFVACFVMIITLLSCDFWSVKNVTGRLLVGLRWWNQIDEDGKSHWVFEAKKPSLQNKTTATEAEARIFWLGLIICPLIWTGFFFSTLFSLKLKWLALVIAGISLQAANLYGYIRCKVGGEEGVPSSASSLLGQQFLQRLQEKRF; encoded by the exons ATGAAGCAG GCATTAGATGATACTGAGGATGTATCGCTGGATTTCGGAGCAGAGGAGGAAGAACGAGCGCTAAGGACGGCCAAAATAAG ACACCCCATGGCTACGTTTTTCCACTTATTTTTTCGAGTCAGTGCCATTGTTACTTACCTGTTCTGTGACTGGTTCAGCAAGAGTTTCGTCGCCTGTTTCGTCATGATCATCACCCTTCTCTCCTGTGACTTCTGGTCTGTAAAG AATGTGACTGGGAGACTACTGGTGGGCCTTCGCTGGTGGAATCAAATTGATGAAGATGGAAAGAGTCATTGGGTGTTTGAAGCCAAGAAG CCATCTCTGCAGAACAAGACTACAGCAACTGAGGCAGAGGCTAGGATCTTCTGGCTTGGGCTTATCATCTGCCCTCTCATCTGGACTGGCTTCTTCTTCAGCACACTTTTCTCTCTCAAGCTGAAGTGGCTG GCCCTGGTCATAGCTGGCATATCCCTCCAAGCTGCAAACCTTTATGGTTACATCCGTTGCAAGGttgggggagaggagggtgtTCCCAGCTCTGCTTCCTCCCTCCTTGGACAGCAGTTTCTCCAGAGG
- the LOC133122067 gene encoding Golgi apparatus membrane protein TVP23 homolog A-like isoform X1: MKQALDDTEDVSLDFGAEEEERALRTAKIRHPMATFFHLFFRVSAIVTYLFCDWFSKSFVACFVMIITLLSCDFWSVKNVTGRLLVGLRWWNQIDEDGKSHWVFEAKKPSLQNKTTATEAEARIFWLGLIICPLIWTGFFFSTLFSLKLKWLALVIAGISLQAANLYGYIRCKVGGEEGVPSSASSLLGQQFLQRPDIIFGML; this comes from the exons ATGAAGCAG GCATTAGATGATACTGAGGATGTATCGCTGGATTTCGGAGCAGAGGAGGAAGAACGAGCGCTAAGGACGGCCAAAATAAG ACACCCCATGGCTACGTTTTTCCACTTATTTTTTCGAGTCAGTGCCATTGTTACTTACCTGTTCTGTGACTGGTTCAGCAAGAGTTTCGTCGCCTGTTTCGTCATGATCATCACCCTTCTCTCCTGTGACTTCTGGTCTGTAAAG AATGTGACTGGGAGACTACTGGTGGGCCTTCGCTGGTGGAATCAAATTGATGAAGATGGAAAGAGTCATTGGGTGTTTGAAGCCAAGAAG CCATCTCTGCAGAACAAGACTACAGCAACTGAGGCAGAGGCTAGGATCTTCTGGCTTGGGCTTATCATCTGCCCTCTCATCTGGACTGGCTTCTTCTTCAGCACACTTTTCTCTCTCAAGCTGAAGTGGCTG GCCCTGGTCATAGCTGGCATATCCCTCCAAGCTGCAAACCTTTATGGTTACATCCGTTGCAAGGttgggggagaggagggtgtTCCCAGCTCTGCTTCCTCCCTCCTTGGACAGCAGTTTCTCCAGAGG CCGGATATCATTTTTGGCATGCTATAA
- the dexi gene encoding dexamethasone-induced protein homolog → MIPPLYAQLDSIESLLNEIPYMFYLGLFFVNVLILYYVFLMEYIVLNVGIVFLPEDMDQALVDLGVLSDPGSVPYDTDTEFDVFEGYLD, encoded by the coding sequence ATGATCCCACCACTTTACGCTCAGCTAGATTCGATAGAATCGCTACTTAATGAGATTCCCTATATGTTTTATCTCGGCCTGTTTTTCGTGAACGTCTTGATCCTTTACTATGTTTTTTTGATGGAATACATAGTCCTGAACGTTGGCATAGTCTTCCTGCCGGAGGATATGGACCAGGCATTGGTGGATTTGGGCGTCCTGTCTGACCCCGGCTCAGTTCCTTATGATACCGACACAGAATTTGACGTTTTCGAGGGATACCTGGACTAA